The window attaaaagGAATTCAAACTATGTTgttattttgttcatatatatatatatatatatatatatatatttttattttttcaaattttaatattttataatattaataaatataaattttttacaCTTTTTCACTTTTGTATATGtgttattaatatatgaaaaaattgTGTTTTggaattttttatttttagaaAGTAGAATTGTTATGTTAATTCATAATGttaccaaaaaaaaaaatgatgttattttaaaatagtaattaaaagagaaaaatgaaaagataaaaaaattgttttatatttttttttgggtttttattttattttaatatattcttttaaagaaggaaatttattattgcacacaaatttttcttttttagAGACTTATTAATTGTAGAAAATTTTTCTActgttttatttttaattattacacaaattttataaaggaaaaagaaaaataaaacaaacatttatatctaattatttattttgtagATAATGctaaattttaaattttatgaataaattttatacttcatattttaagatatttaattttttatttattctcAACCCATTTTAATTTAGTGCACATTTTACCTTTATACaacttattttttttataaatgaacttattttttttatttttattttaatattaatttttttttttttttatttatttatttatttattatgttatattattaaattaataataattgttattatataaatatattatacttttCTAATAcattacttttttttaattttttttttatgatgttatattattaaattaataataattattattatataaatatcttataattttctaATACAAtacttcttttttttttaaattctaCATAATGTATTAGGATAATAAGAGCatctatataatataatactaaatttattcttttctttttttttaatatatatatatatatatatatatatatatttaaatatatttgtttctttttagattatttcaaaatgaataagatttataatattacttttcttttcattcttttaaacttatatataaatgaaaataacTTTATCAGAAATGAACTTATAAACGAAAAAAACCATAATTTAAGAAATGgttcaatatataataacgataaaatattaagtAAAAATGAAGTAGATACTAATATAGAAAGTAATGAAAATAGTATTCACGAATCTGGACATAAGATTGAGGGGGAAGAAGTTTCAAAAGCTAATCAAGAACAACCTAATGTAGAAGATATAacatacaaaaaaaaagatgtTGC of the Plasmodium reichenowi strain SY57 chromosome Unknown, whole genome shotgun sequence genome contains:
- a CDS encoding merozoite surface protein 6; translated protein: MNKIYNITFLFILLNLYINENNFIRNELINEKNHNLRNGSIYNNDKILSKNEVDTNIESNENSIHESGHKIEGEEVSKANQEQPNVEDITYKKKDVADSEIPFSGSDIQGTYQFSRKPGRITNPRT